The segment CCAAACGttgaaaagaaagttaaaaCTTATGATAAGtgatttatcataaaaaatataattgattgAACTAGTATCAAgctatgtttactatgtttacAGATAGTTCTGCACACTGAAGCAGTCTGCAGATTCACATCACCACATGATTACATAGAGATAAAGTTACATCCTtacacaaaaatatcaaaaatcgTCGCACATGTACATGATGTAGATTAGAACAGTGTCAAAGGATAATTTTATGCTAATTCTAAGTAAATCACTTTTGAAACATCTAAATCTCAAACTTTTGCACAAAACATGAATAACGAAATTATTTACCAGCTGTCATATTCCGTTTATTCAACTTCAGGAAAATTTCGAATATTGAAAATGGCGgggtttgtttttcaataatcaAACAAGTCGTACGTTTACTATTCGACTAAAAAATGAGTGTATTAAAATCTTTGTAAATTGcgttaaaagaaaacaattactTTTGTAAAACGAACTTGAATTCATCTCTCAAATCTTTacagaaattattaaataagaTCACTTATTATAAATcaacttaaatttttaaaagcttaaagatatcaacacaaaaataatgtatatcGCCAATATTATTAATGtaacaaaattgatttaacagattaaaaaaaatattatatactcCAACTGCAAATATAACCAACCAACAACGTTTTCCTTTATGAAAAAATGCAAAGACGTTCTGGAAAACCTTCTATAGCTCTCACGGGCTAATATCAAGCTCATAAGCAACACTAAGTTATTGTcctttgaatgaataatatatacacgaattttcattaaagggacttggaaacgatttgagctcaaaatttaaaattttatttttccaattttaatgttcaGAATGCATATGGTTAATATGGGTACTTTAatgctttatcaaaatttgaaagtcaaataatgagttttaagcaagatacagagtttgagCTGTGTTATGATTTACATGTGTTATATTGATATAAGTCTCTATCAAATAttgcttttttctgtttatcataTTATCTATGAACACTTTGAATCAGTTTACCTGGTTTGCCATGAGTCATTTGGTAATTGGTAATGGTAATTACacactttacattatttgtaaacaaatatataagactcgagttttgtttacataacaatcacttttaacctctgtatctctcttaaaacttgacttctaacattcaaattttggtcaatcattcaaaatgagcaagtaaaccattttttacacaaattaagaaaaaaaattgatctaaaattgtgtccaagtccctttaaattgGTGCGAAGATTAACGCGTATAACTTTCGTGAATGTAGCGATTGCAAATAGACGCGAAATATTTACGGGGTTTTCCTGTAGATAAACGCAAAAACTTTGCGTTATcacgcattttaaaaaatgctcgCCGCAATATAGCACGGGACATTTCTCTGATAAACACGTTTTtttaagtgtgtgtgtgtgttataaCCACCGATAATCTTAGACATAACTACTGATTTTATTTAACCTTCATTCTAGATTTATATACGCTGAAATGTAACTTACTGATTTTGCAACCGACTATTTTTAAGGCAGCTCTGAGTAACCGTTAAACAATATGAAATTGGTAtcctataattttttatctagCATTACGAAGAGGACTGCTTTTTAACATGTTAGGTTTTGATTGCATGGTatgtttgtttttggtttttgttttttttttcaacacccTTGATATCAAGATTTGTAAATAGATTCGTTAAGGCTTTACGGTTAAAGTGGAGAATTAACGGATTTTTCACGTGGGTTTCTAAAAAAGCTAGATGagtattaaataaaatacatatatctgAAGGCTCTTAAatgtgcattaattaaaatagcATACGTTAACTCAAATTATGTACCCTCGCCCTATGTGAAATTAAAATAGTGACTATAATTTTAGCAATTAAAAGTCGCGCGCGGTTTCAATTCGCAAAAGTCTAAGTCCGGCCTTATTTTGCTTAAATTACTTATTcgtgaaatgaataaaaattagcTTAATGTGTTTACACTAAAAACACATCAGACAATCTTTTGCGTTTGATagcaaaattaaatatttgtattatatCGCGACATTTCCACTccataaaaaattgttaattttacaCTGCTTATTGTTTCGAGTTTGTAGACGAAATAATGGGTCTTCAAGTcacaaaaggaaaatacatgaagatattctatcatttttaATGACTACATTCTATCATACTGGTACCCTTTATAAAACTTATgtgaatcaattaaattaagCGCATTGTTGCAATATTATTACGACAGAAGAACTTCAATAGTTACTCAAAATGGAAATTGGTAaagtataccggtatatctCACGTTGGATCAACTTTTGTGacaaaaactgatttttaatttatttaatttttttgggggggggggggttgggttgGGTGGGTAGGTAAAAAACACTGTTACCTTAAATTCTTCCCAAAATTCCAATCAGCGTTGGTTGAAACCATGAACATGGATTATGCTATTTTCATGCAAATTTAAAACTATGAAATATGTACAGCAGAAATTCTTCGTTTCTGGTATCTGTTTTGctatgatgttttttttttgtaacaatAGAAAagcatgtaaaataaatttctgcACAACACACATAAACTGCAGAACTCACAACTGAGAGCTTAACACGAAATAACTGAgcatttttctcaatttttattgaaataattgtatGTGCATGTCTAGTTCATGTGAACTGCATGCAGTACAGATTCAGTCAAAATAAAAAGAGTCTGTGCTGTTGATTGAATTCCAACAATATGGTCTGTACACTCTAAAGAAACTACTTGTTGCTTTGCAATAGTGTTGACTTGCCGCCCGTCTTTACGATTTCTGATGGGTGATGCTATTGCTGCGGGTTGCCTGTACACATAAGCATGGCGCCAAATGTCACAAATTACTGCAAACGAACAGTCTGGGGCACAAACAGAGAATTTACGATTTTGCTTTGATGCCTGAACATATCCAAGGGCATTGAATGTTGAAACATGTTGCCATGGAGACTGGGCTTCTTTACATTCGTTTTCCGGTTGCCATAATATGCCATCAACATCATGTCGCAAACAGAGTGCCGGGGGTTTGTCTTTGCAAAGAGACACAGAAAACAGGAACTGGTTGCTTCCAGTATTTGTCTGAAAAGgtgcaaaaaaaatttgagaGACTATTGCAAGTATATATCAAAGTACCTCACTACATCAAAACTTATCCTTTTAACACAACATTACAAGATGTTGATTTTAATTGTTGTGAAACTGTTTGCATCAATCGATGTGGTTAAAAACCATCATAGGTTAGTGTTTAAAGTACTGGGCTCATGAACTGCAGATCATGAATTCGAATCCCCTCAATCTtttgttcatacatgtatttacagagttaaatttttgaagatcaatcgtttattcaaaattgcatattttttgcctatttgacttatatatacttcttatgcATCATGTTATCTATCATAATTAcataattttctgctgatttaagAAACCATTTCAAAGTGTAGTAAGCAAACTTAATGTGAAATTATCTATACTCAAAGGagtacaaatatataaaatctgcTTGTTggagaatatatatattaatgtgtTTTGGTGAATTTCTTGAATCAtacttttaaaaagtacaagCACTTACAGAGTTAATCCAAAGAGCTTTAAATATTGACTCGaaacaaaaaacaatcaaaCCTCATATTAAAGTTGATGGGGTCAAGATACAAACTGAGACATATATTAAGAGTAATGTACTAACTAATGTACTGTGTTGTATTGTAGATATACATACGTACCTTGTGCGTAACTTTATGCGTATCTCCATCAAACCTCATCAGTGCGGAGCTGTCCTCCGGATACACGTCACACTCCTCCAGCTGCTGGGAGTTGTATGGTTTCTCCTTGCCCTCATCCGGATCTGGATTCTATATCAATTGTAcaataaggtacatgtacataaaagatAAAACACTTGTAAATTCCCATAAGCATACACAAAAGATGAAACTGCATATACTGTAAAGTAGGTACACAACAATATGAAgccaatacatgtactacaggtATCATGAAGAATCGTTTGTCAACTGATATTAATTATCAGGGACAATTAATAAAACCAAAGTGTGCCTTAGAATGTGTAAAATGGATTGAAAAAAGTAATGAATTAAAAGTGTATGGTACTGTAAAACTACAGAAAGTACTCTGGCCCTCACCATTTGGTCTGAGGTCAGGGCGGCCAGTCGTTCGTGGATCTGAGCTACCACTGCAGGGTCCATAGTCATCTCCCCTCGATTGTCTCCCACAACCACCTGGGGCCACACCTGGTCCTCTACTTTACTCAGAGTCAACTCTACCCTGAATAAATAATACATGGCAATTTACAGGTACAGTTCACCCActaaataaaaattcacataCAAGATCtttttacataagaaaaattgtgaaatagAACACAATAAGTATTGCAAATCATCTCTGAAAAGAGAAAATCCTTATTCCTAATTTCATTACTCTCCACCTCTAAGATTACCTCTGGTTTTGTATTGTCCATGTGCTGGATTCCACCTCTACGTCTGCATGGAGCTGTCCTTTCAGTAAATGTTTACCATTTTTTATTCCGAAGTCAATATAGTCGTGTGACAGTGTGTAGTAAACGTCCGCTTTGGTCAGACCACTGGGTAAGGTGAACTGAGCCGTTACTTCCTCTGTGTTCTGTGACCATGTATACTCAGGCTCTGTACAATAGTACGAAATCACACATCCAAGTGAGGAAGAGAACAATCTTTATTTTCATAACATTATAACAATCCGTTTCTCTAGAATACTTTTGCTTTTACTTTAGCATGGAAGTCCATTTATAATAAGTTACCATACTTCAAAAGTATAATGTTTCCTAAACAtgacacctctctctctctctctctctctctctctctctctctctctctctctctctctctctctctctctctctcatattacaCAATCTTAAGACAAAATGAACCTTGCTGATTTAAAGCAGTTTCCATTGGTTCCTCTTCTCTAACAGGCTTCAGTGAGtcaaaatcaaacacaaaaccaGCTTCTGCGGCAACAACTAAAGCAGAACCATCTTTAGTTAGTGCCGCATAGTCAAATGGCCGCCGACCATAGAGTCTTCTAGATCTCTCCAACACCCAAGTGTTTTTATCACCTAGAGTAGAAGAACACGTGTAATTTCATCATTTAACCAATcagttaaataaatatattctaaTGGAATCAAGCTGCTCTGCGAGTTTAAGTTTATACCAATACAAGTAGTCAAAGTTTGTTAATGTCAAGACAAACCTGAGCTGAGAGTTATCCACTCAATCACTGTTATGTGGGTAGACCGGTATTTGTCTTTCTGCTCAGCATCACAATCTAACACATGGACACACAAACAATGCAGTTTATACCCACTGTCAACACTATGAAGCACTGCGTCTACCAGTAGAAACGGTGTGCTGTTCTCCAAAGGActatcagaaaataaaacctACAAAGAGACCATGAATACTTATATACTGGTAGATATAAAACACATATCAGTACCTTCTATTAAatcaaatatcttaaaaattccCAAGATTACAAAATGCATGAATTGTTCACTTGACACACAATGCAAATCAGTGAGGAAGCTACCGACAAATCTTAGTTTGAAAGATTTTCATGTCTCAACAATAAAATCATCTTCAAACgaaatacatttaaatgtatttattattggtgaaaatttatcattgaaaGTATCTAGTCAGATATAATGTGAGACCTTCCACTGATGTGAAGTACTCCGGTCTCCGGTACAGTACAGGTGGAATCTCCCAGCGCCGTCACCAATCACCGCCATGTCCTCAGACACAAAACGCACGGACGCATTCAACCGTTCAGGGACTGCACTCTGTGTGTTCATATCTGGTATGTTTCCTACTTGTCCAGAAATAAAGACACTTGTGTCCTAcagggaaaaaaaaatatatttcagtaaatacaatatacataattattacaatTCTTTTTGCAAGTACCAGTATTCTTATTTAATCAAGTAAATGCATGTactttgaacaaattttttccataaaaaacTTAAACATAGATAGCAGATTGATCAGATTATAAAGCTCAGCTTGCTGGTGAGGAGATAGGTTTATCAGTCATATTAATGAATAACTTGCTGTTGATACTGCTTGAAGAATTCCCCAACAGTTGTCAGTGAGGAAGACACTATCTGTATTCCAAGGGTCCTGGTACAAGTGATTATGAACACCAAAGAGTTTAGCATGGTGGTAGGAGTACTGATCCTGAGACAGTGAGGTAAAGGCAAGACCTGTGAAAACCAAAGAGGAAAATACTAAATACTAATCCTATACAATGTAACTGTTTTTCACCATATCTTTCCTCATCAGAGTCATAAGCTTACCATTGcacatcaaaattattttaaaaagtaatggCTCTATCTGTTTTTTCAACACACTTTGGCTGTGCAACATATTATTGCATCCCCTTTCAATAACTCCAAACAAAATAAAGACCAAGTTAGTGTATGAagctatttttaaatttgtccaCCTGTTGACTTGAATGGATTACCGGTACTGTATTAAAAGTACTGCGATAatgaaaatgcatattttttggATATCTATGGTGGATCTGGTGGAACACTTATGATgcaaatatttcttcttctaattACTGGACCAAAACTTATCTCATGGCCTCACTGCATAATATCTTGAGCAAAAAAAAGTtaagattatctgttttgaaacgccccctctaccacttcaggtttcaatacacaaccaaaaatagaaagtctacaggGATATTGCATTGCAAAAGACATGAAAGTACCCAGGatgttaatgttaaaaaaactgTTTGAGGTTTCCTGAGTTCTTCTGAATGGaggaaagatgtaaacattttcaattgtaAATCTCTGCacaatgttatttttgttcctgtgaaattACTCTGGTAAAAACGGATAATGTATCGATGAAGAAATCTTGgatttttccccctttttatcgACTTGAATTGTACTCCATTGACAGTTAAATTCATTGTAATTAAaagtcatcaaaaagtgattgaagcaataacttgggacagactttagcaCTTTATGATAATTAGTGAGATAAACattatgatttatttcattacatttaCACCCCAACAATAATTAAGATTCAGTCAACCAGTGAACAAGTAAATATGGTCTCTAAATGTGTAGACATGGTCTTATGGTCTGTACTTTCACTTTCACATCAGCTGcaaatttaaaaccaaattaaGTATTTTGAACCAGTGTTGACAAATGACAATACATTCATACACTGTAGTAAAAGTGTTACTACCATTATCAAATTTGCATGTATACGTAGGCAAAGGATCTAGACTAAGCTTGTATCCATCAAAGTTAGGATCCAGTAGTTCACGGCGAACACACAGCTTGTCAgccattttatcaaaaatatggaATGGCATATGTTACGAAGCGAAAAAACCTGTCCGTAAGTTTTAAAAGTGAACTGCTTTTAAACagcttttatttatattcacttcttaaattattaaatttttaatcagATAtgttatgtttttctttttgaaacatattcagatttttaaaataccttTTTCGTTTTGAACAAAACTTAACATAAAACTAATCTATAAAAATAGGTAAGGGGATTTCCCATATGTAAGCACAATTTCAGCTCAAGGCaagattaattttatattacatgtcAATTGTTTTTGTTCTATAGTGTAACTTGTTGAATGATAAACTATAGCAGATATTTAAGTTGCACTCCAACTTTAAGATAACCCTAATCTTAACCCATAACGTTAACCATCAGAATTTAatgcaataatatttttttttcaatgtaccaataaatattttatcaccTTTTCAAAATCTTTCACTTATAATCAAGAAAAACCAAGTAAATTAGAATAAATGATGTTATAGAAACAACACATCTGTTGtcaaaaatatatgcatgtcaCTTCTTATGCCAGCTGTATATGCTACTTTCAGTTTATCCTTCCacataattgaaataaatattattaattatatatatatatatatatatatattttttttttgcttccaTTACAAggtatcaatatttaattttaatttctagGGGCTTTTGAATTGAAACATGTCAGAGGTTACAATTCCTATAGTCAACCAGGGTGAAATAGAGCTGGAGGATCTTCCAATTGGAAGAGGCGGGTACGGGACCGTGTACAGAGGAAAGCACCGACAGTTTGGCCATGTAGCTGTCAAAACTTTAATAAACAATGGGCAATTACCAAAGAAGTAAGTCTTCATAATTGTCATAGGTGGAGGGAGAGTAACATGCTTGTGAGATAGATCATTTGTTAAGGAGAGGGATCTTATTTAGTGGGTGCTTAATGCATGTACCAGTAGTTTACATCAATCAGGTCAATGTTACTTGCCGAGTTTGAATGTAAAGTGAAGATGATGCAGTATAATATGCGAGCAAACCTTCACCTTGATTGAAGCAGTGACTTTTGAGTTTAACATTCTTGTGTCATAATGTCATGTAGTTTTACAGcttaaaaatgttaacaaaaaaagattataaGTATTCCTCATCGAGAGAATATAAAAATGCAATaatattttaacttgttttttttcGTGTTTGCATCAATGGTCAAGTCACAAAATAGTTAAGACAAATGAATACATGAACAGAATGGAATggacaaaaatatttaacattttgtaaaacaacaaaatctgtTAATTAATTATTAGGTCTGAATATTGCTTATAGCTACCCTCAATTAAAcatcaacaataaaaaagaaacatgttTTTATCAAAGACTTCCTTACTTCTTTGCAGACACCTAGATGTACTTTTAGAAGAGGCCAAAAAACTGATGGAGTTTTGTGAACATGATGGTATTCTTCACCTTCATGGCCTCATCATGCAGAGGGACAACTACTCCCTCATTTTGGAGTACATGCCCCTTGGGAGCCTCATTGACTTCCGCAAACAATTCACCCCTCGGTTTCCCCTCTTTGTCAGATTTTTTATGCAGGTCTCATCAGCCATGGATTTTCTTCACTCCCATAAACCAACTATTCTTCACCTAGATCTGAAAGCAGACAATATTTTGTTGGATGGTGCTATGAATGCAAAGGTTTGATATGGGAAAAAATGTTTGCCCTCTCCTGACTGAGTTTGATAAAatggaaattcatttttttttcaaagttgcaTGCACCTTAATCaaataggaaataaattttctaaaataacttgattttcaacaaaaaatggAAACTCTTAGATTGAGATTGATCACATGAATGATTAATAATATATTGAGTTGCCTACTTATTCTTCAGGAGAGggaaaacaaacaatttttaaagatgaaaatgtgCTTTGAAATTGACATTCggttttttgaaataaaattaaaacaaagaatttgaaaatagaAAACTGTTGTGatctttacatacatgtatatattttgcatCAGGTATCTGACTTTGGTTTATCCGAATGGAAAACTGTGACAATGACGGCCACTCGACGGACAGATATCGCGGACTCAAGTGAGCGTCGTTGTACGGTATCGCATGTACCTCCCGAGCTGTGGATTGACATCAATACACCTGCAGACCGATTCTTTGACATCTACAGCTTTGGTATTTGTGTCTGGGAAACTCTGACAGGAGCAGTCCCTTATGGGAGTATGTGAACATGTACTAGTCAGatttgtaaaatcaaaaatagtGCATGTTTGATATAAAATTCAAGACATGCAATTTAATCCCAAAAAATCCTTGCAAAGTGAAGTGCAGTAAAACAGGTTATAGTGAACACGCTTATAAAGAATTGACACTTTCAGCGAAGTGTTTTTCATTCCCCATGGCactattacatgttgtaaacttgatgaATGTAATGAATTACGCTCATAATGAAGTAAACTCGCCCATCCCTGGcacttcattataagcgtgttttactgtagtaaCTTCACAGTAAAAAGGACTTATATCATAACTTCTTGCTTTTGACTTTTTAGATGCTAGAGATGACTTGATTCGATCGGCAGTACTGAGTGGACAGCGCCCTGATTTTAGTCTCATTCCAAGGTTTTGTCCACCCTTTCTGACAAATATTATAACCCGTTGTTGGCATCAGAAACCAACACAGAGACCATCGTTTAGTAGTAAGCATGAAGTTGAGACAtacattaatattcatagacTTATATTGACATATTTTTCCTTGTGACaagattatgtattttttatgaataccCGGTACCTTTTTAAGCATTGAAAAAAGAGATTGAGGGAGAgtttgaaaaagaatttaaaaaagacatcATTGCTGCAATGAAAGATGTACGAAGAGAAATAAAAGAGTCTTATGTAAGTATAGCATATATGAAAGAAGCAATCATCTTTTTAACTTACAATAATGAAGTGATTGTTCTGAGCAATAATAAAATGAGAAACAATCTGATCAAAATGACAAATCATCTGTTCTGGTACACTGTTGCCTATTCATTGGTGATAGGCACATTAAAATGTTTGATTCTCTAGGAGAAAACTTTCAGagtatttaaatttgttttgctgcctcaaaatgtaaatttaattagTGATTAAATTTGACCTCTTTGTTATTTAGCCTCCGAATGACCTTATCCATATTTACACCAATCACATTGACCACCTGACCATTCCAGAACCTTCTCCGACTACTCTTCCTAAACAGCTGGAttcaggtcaaaggtcatatGTGACCCCAAATTCACAACAGCTGTCAACTTCTCAGGTTTCCCAGCAGCCTGTCGCCATGGAGACAGATGTTGAAACAGTAGAAACTGTATTATTCAAAAAGGAGTCGGATATGACAAATGCCGAAAAAACATTTAGAAAAATTTTACGAGATCCACTAGCTTTACTTATGGCTCGAACTCAATATtgcaaaaacttttttaataaccttgaccttaaatataaaactattttgaaTGATGATGACAAATTAAAAGAGTATTTAGATCAGGATGAAATGTTCAAGAAGGAAATTTTATGCCCTGGAAATGACTTCTGGGGGAATATCAGTGGAACTCACCTACGCATTGCTAAGGATAGAGCACAGGGCTGGAAGCAAGCACATCTTAATGAGTTAGAGGGTATAACAAGATCAGGTCATTATGGCAAGTCAGATTACAATCAAAGAAATGTGGAAACTTCTCGAACAGAAAGAAGGAAACGAGTGGATAAAACCTTCAGTGAACATCCACATGTTACGgagctgaaaaataaaagtcagTTGATCTTTATTTTCTAGACATACCTGGACAGGGTATTTTAGTATTTTTTCTACCTGTACAGGGTTATTTTAGTATTTCTTCATTAATTTATAGTCTGTCTCAAGTATTGTACTGTCACAATTagacaatttttaattaaaatacacatacctgggAAAGATGTACAAgtgaaattgataaaagggaaaatatccaaggtatcttcattgacacattatcatttttcactcagaAAATTTCACagggtgaaaaacatatttctttcacagatgtataatgggaaatgttgacattttttcttcattcaGAGGTCACTTGGATTACCTTGCACAATTGTTCAATTTCATCATTCGGGTACTTTCAAAACtctgctgcaatgcaaaatccttgTAGACATAATATTTTTGAGCCatatattgaaacctgatattttttgtatattctgtggtttcatcattttttgttgGGCACCAAATTTTGTTGTGAAGTGgatgaataaaatcaaatgcTTATTGAAGTTGGAAACCTGGCATCACTTTGTATTTGTATTGTTCACAGATGTACGAACTTCCCTCTACACTGGGCATTTTcacaaaatccatgaaaaattgatgaatttgaaTGTTAAACAAACCACAGTATATAAATTTGCAATATCATTTCTTGATTCTTTGCCAGGTAATTACACTAGAGTGAAGAAAGCATTAGATAATCCCCGACTGTATGAATCTCTGATGATGAATCCTGATGTGGCAGCCGGAAACAACCCCCTCAGTCTGACCACGCTGGACCCAGAGGTCATCAAATTTGCTAAGGACCCCATTCTTCTTTTAGTCCTTCTGCGTACCGACTATACTCTTATGAATAAACTGATGAAGTAAGTACTTAGAAAAAGTGAGTTATTGCCTTATTTATGTGCACAAAATCCGCCATTTCTTGTCAGtgatttactgtggaatcagtTTTATTCGTGGTAGTGGTATGTTATGAGCCAAATTTTTCCTGGTTTGTGGGTACGTAATTTCATTGGTAGAAAGTTagggataattttaataaatattaaacaaatgcttgtacataccggtacatgtgtGGGGGTGCAAAGGTTACCCACAAAAGCCACGAACACTGGTCGCCCATGAACAATTTCACAGTACTGTGTGACAACAAGCAGTaagatttcaatgaaaattgcattagaaatacatgtaattaaagggacttggacacgatttgacttcaaattttcaaattttatttttctattttcactttttatactgataaatatagaagtttataatgctctgtcaaaatttgaaagtcaaatatcaagttataagcaagatacagagttcataattctttgttttgtaaacaaagctcgaatattgtcattttttacatatgtgttgtattggtgtaagtttcaatcaaatgtatctttcttttgttgataatagtatatatgaatatattgaattagtttaaattgttttttacatgtcattttttctaaaaaatagtaattctctacattacattttttgtaaacaactataagactcgagctttgtttacat is part of the Magallana gigas chromosome 3, xbMagGiga1.1, whole genome shotgun sequence genome and harbors:
- the LOC105318259 gene encoding nudC domain-containing protein 1, with product MPFHIFDKMADKLCVRRELLDPNFDGYKLSLDPLPTYTCKFDNGLAFTSLSQDQYSYHHAKLFGVHNHLYQDPWNTDSVFLTDNCWGILQAVSTDTSVFISGQVGNIPDMNTQSAVPERLNASVRFVSEDMAVIGDGAGRFHLYCTGDRSTSHQWKVLFSDSPLENSTPFLLVDAVLHSVDSGYKLHCLCVHVLDCDAEQKDKYRSTHITVIEWITLSSGDKNTWVLERSRRLYGRRPFDYAALTKDGSALVVAAEAGFVFDFDSLKPVREEEPMETALNQQEPEYTWSQNTEEVTAQFTLPSGLTKADVYYTLSHDYIDFGIKNGKHLLKGQLHADVEVESSTWTIQNQRVELTLSKVEDQVWPQVVVGDNRGEMTMDPAVVAQIHERLAALTSDQMNPDPDEGKEKPYNSQQLEECDVYPEDSSALMRFDGDTHKVTHKTNTGSNQFLFSVSLCKDKPPALCLRHDVDGILWQPENECKEAQSPWQHVSTFNALGYVQASKQNRKFSVCAPDCSFAVICDIWRHAYVYRQPAAIASPIRNRKDGRQVNTIAKQQVVSLECTDHIVGIQSTAQTLFILTESVLHAVHMN
- the LOC105318258 gene encoding receptor-interacting serine/threonine-protein kinase 3 isoform X2, whose product is MSEVTIPIVNQGEIELEDLPIGRGGYGTVYRGKHRQFGHVAVKTLINNGQLPKKHLDVLLEEAKKLMEFCEHDGILHLHGLIMQRDNYSLILEYMPLGSLIDFRKQFTPRFPLFVRFFMQVSSAMDFLHSHKPTILHLDLKADNILLDGAMNAKVSDFGLSEWKTVTMTATRRTDIADSSERRCTVSHVPPELWIDINTPADRFFDIYSFGICVWETLTGAVPYGNARDDLIRSAVLSGQRPDFSLIPRFCPPFLTNIITRCWHQKPTQRPSFSTLKKEIEGEFEKEFKKDIIAAMKDVRREIKESYPPNDLIHIYTNHIDHLTIPEPSPTTLPKQLDSGQRSYVTPNSQQLSTSQVSQQPVAMETDVETVETVLFKKESDMTNAEKTFRKILRDPLALLMARTQYCKNFFNNLDLKYKTILNDDDKLKEYLDQDEMFKKEILCPGNDFWGNISGTHLRIAKDRAQGWKQAHLNELEGITRSGHYGKSDYNQRNVETSRTERRKRVDKTFSEHPHVTELKNKSNYTRVKKALDNPRLYESLMMNPDVAAGNNPLSLTTLDPEVIKFAKDPILLLVLLRTDYTLMNKLMKPENQELLMKVFAAAKQKLPLPGGGYVTRPSSSRRFNPMEMLNNPDMMMAYEMMGGNPLRMMRGLGRRTPNMSMDSDEEDDYFYMGRREAPRINKNHDFLKYHRKDSDKK
- the LOC105318258 gene encoding receptor-interacting serine/threonine-protein kinase 3 isoform X1 encodes the protein MSEVTIPIVNQGEIELEDLPIGRGGYGTVYRGKHRQFGHVAVKTLINNGQLPKKHLDVLLEEAKKLMEFCEHDGILHLHGLIMQRDNYSLILEYMPLGSLIDFRKQFTPRFPLFVRFFMQVSSAMDFLHSHKPTILHLDLKADNILLDGAMNAKVSDFGLSEWKTVTMTATRRTDIADSSERRCTVSHVPPELWIDINTPADRFFDIYSFGICVWETLTGAVPYGNARDDLIRSAVLSGQRPDFSLIPRFCPPFLTNIITRCWHQKPTQRPSFSTLKKEIEGEFEKEFKKDIIAAMKDVRREIKESYPPNDLIHIYTNHIDHLTIPEPSPTTLPKQLDSGQRSYVTPNSQQLSTSQVSQQPVAMETDVETVETVLFKKESDMTNAEKTFRKILRDPLALLMARTQYCKNFFNNLDLKYKTILNDDDKLKEYLDQDEMFKKEILCPGNDFWGNISGTHLRIAKDRAQGWKQAHLNELEGITRSGHYGKSDYNQRNVETSRTERRKRVDKTFSEHPHVTELKNKSNYTRVKKALDNPRLYESLMMNPDVAAGNNPLSLTTLDPEVIKFAKDPILLLVLLRTDYTLMNKLMKPENQELLMKVFAAAKQKLPLPGGGYVTRPSSSSRRFNPMEMLNNPDMMMAYEMMGGNPLRMMRGLGRRTPNMSMDSDEEDDYFYMGRREAPRINKNHDFLKYHRKDSDKK